The Brassica napus cultivar Da-Ae chromosome C7, Da-Ae, whole genome shotgun sequence genome has a segment encoding these proteins:
- the LOC106420959 gene encoding RNA polymerase II C-terminal domain phosphatase-like 1 — translation MYNSDRVQVYHEDVRVGEMEIYPPPREPGDDVQRKKKQREVMEQVKIGIRIGRFSQPSERCPPLSVLTTVSSCGLCFKLEAPASSTAQEPLTLLHSSCLTDNKTAVMSLGEEELHLVAMYSENINNDRPCFWAFTVASGIYDSCLVMLNLRCLGIVFDLDETLVVANTTRTFDDKIEALQRRINNEMDPQRIAVMVAEMKRYQDDKVLLKQYVESDQVVENGEVIKVQSEIVPALSDNHQPLVRPLIRLPEKNIILTRINPMVRDTSVLVRMRPSWEELRSYLTAKGRKRFEVYVCTMAERDYALEMWRLLDPEGNLINANDLLSRIVCVKAGFKKSLFNVFLDATCHPKMALVIDDRLKVWDEKDQPRVYVVPAFAPYYSPQAEAAATPVLCVTRNVACGVRGGFFRDFDDSLLQRIAQISYENDVEDIPSPPDVSHYLVSEDDSSGLNGNKDPLAFDGMADAEVERRMKEAISGSSVVLPAANIDPRIAAPVQYPMASALSVPAPVPVPVVQQPSAMAFPSTQFQQPTSIAKHLVPSEPSLQSSPAREEGEVPESELDPDTRRRLLILQHGQDTRDATPSEPPFPQRPPVQAPPTPHVQPRNGWFPVEEEMDPAPLRRTASKEYPLDSESLNRPRHQSFYPKIENSTTQSDRMPHENRRLPKEPLRRDEQLRSNNNPPGSHPFYGEESSWNQSSSRNSDIDFIPGRSVSATENPAEVLHQIAIKCGSKVDYKPGLVASTDLRFSVEAWLSGEKIGEGIGKSRREALRKASEVSIQNLADIYLSRANGDPGSSHRDVSPFANGNMNMGNANALHKQPFARDETAMPVPSRPTDPRLEGSMRHTGSITALRELCASEGWEMSFQSQRPLQSDMVHRDELHAQVEIDGRVLGEGVGSTWDEARMQAAERALYSMRSMPPLHRRQGSPRSFGGMSNKRLKPNFQRMPSSGRYS, via the exons ATGTATAATAGTGATAGAGTACAAGTGTACCATGAAGATGTGAGAGTTGGGGAAATGGAGATTTACCCTCCTCCAAGGGAACCAGGCGATGATgtacagaggaagaagaaacagagggaAGTGATGGAGCAAGTCAAGATTGGAATCAGAATTGGCCGTTTCTCTCAGCCTAGCGAGAGATGCCCTCCTCTTTCAGTGCTTACAACGGTTTCGTCTTGTGGCCTTTGTTTCAAGTTGGAAGCTCCAGCTTCTTCAACTGCTCAGGAGCCTCTCACTCTCCTCCACTCGTCCTGTCTCACGGACAACAAG ACTGCAGTAATGTCACTGGGTGAGGAAGAGCTTCATTTGGTTGCCATGTACTCTGAAAACATCAACAACGACCGTCCTTGTTTCTGGGCATTTACTGTCGCCTCTGGGATTTATGACTCCTGCCTTGTGATGCTGAATCTTAGATGTCTGGGCATTGTCTTTGATCTCGATGAAACCCTTGTTGTGGCGAACACTACGCGGACGTTTGACGATAAGATTGAGGCGTTGCAGCGGAGGATAAACAACGAGATGGACCCGCAGCGTATTGCAGTTATGGTGGCTGAGATGAAGCGCTATCAAGATGACAAAGTTCTGTTGAAGCAGTATGTGGAAAGTGACCAGGTTGTTGAGAACGGGGAGGTGATTAAGGTGCAGTCTGAAATTGTTCCTGCCTTGTCTGACAACCATCAGCCTCTTGTTCGCCCCCTGATAAGGCTGCCTGAGAAAAATATCATCCTGACTCGTATTAATCCCATG GTACGTGATACAAGTGTTCTTGTGAGGATGAGGCCTTCATGGGAGGAACTTCGCAGCTACCTGACAGCAAAAGGGCGCAAACGTTTTGAGGTATACGTTTGCACAATGGCTGAGAGAGATTACGCTTTGGAGATGTGGAGGCTCCTTGATCCAGAAGGGAATTTGATAAACGCAAATGACTTGCTGTCTCGCATTGTTTGTGTGAAAGCTG gttttaaaaaatcattgttCAATGTGTTCCTCGATGCAACTTGCCATCCGAAGATGGCTCTGGTGATTGATGATCGACTGAAAGTTTGGGATGAGAAGGATCAGCCGAGAGTGTATGTGGTCCCTGCTTTTGCTCCCTACTATTCTCCTCAAGCCGAA GCAGCTGCAACACCAGTACTGTGTGTTACCAGAAATGTTGCTTGCGGTGTTAGAGGTGGATTTTTCAG GGATTTTGATGATAGTCTGCTACAAAGGATTGCTCAAATATCTTATGAGAATGATGTTGAGGATATTCCTTCTCCGCCTGATGTCAGCCACTACTTGGTGTCAGAG GACGACTCCTCGGGTTTAAATGGGAACAAAGATCCACTTGCTTTTGACGGGATGGCTGATGCTGAAGTGGAGAGAAGAATGAAG GAGGCAATTTCTGGATCTTCAGTTGTTCTTCCAGCGGCAAATATAGATCCAAGGATAGCTGCTCCGGTTCAGTACCCCATGGCTTCTGCTCTTTCTGTTCCCGCTCCAGTTCCAGTACCAGTCGTCCAACAACCATCAGCTATGGCCTTTCCAAGTACTCAGTTTCAGCAGCCGACATCAATAGCTAAACACTTGGTTCCTTCAGAACCAAGCTTGCAGAGTTCTCCTGCTAGAGAAGAAGGTGAGGTACCTGAATCAGAGTTAGATCCAGATACTAGGAGGAGGCTCCTCATATTGCAACATGGACAAGATACTAGAGATGCTACTCCAAGTGAACCTCCGTTTCCTCAGAGACCTCCTGTTCAAGCTCCTCCAACTCCACATGTGCAGCCAAGAAATGGTTGGTTTCCCGTTGAGGAGGAGATGGACCCAGCTCCACTTCGTCGAACAGCCTCCAAAGAATATCCGTTGGATTCTGAAAGCTTGAACAGGCCACGCCATCAGTCCTTTTATCCTAAGATTGAGAACTCAACTACTCAATCTGACAGGATGCCTCATGAGAATCGCAGGCTACCTAAGGAGCCGCTTCGGAGAGATGAACAGTTACGGTCAAACAACAATCCACCAGGCTCTCATCCTTTCTATG GGGAAGAGTCATCTTGGAATCAGTCTTCTTCAAGAAACAGTGATATTGACTTCATACCtggacgaagtgtctcagcaaCAGAGAACCCAGCTGAAGTTCTACATCAGATTGCTATCAAATGTGGATCTAAG GTGGATTACAAACCGGGTTTGGTTGCTAGTACAGATTTACGGTTCTCTGTTGAG GCTTGGTTATCTGGTGAAAAAATTGGAGAAGGGATTGGCAAATCGAGACGAGAAGCCCTGCGCAAGGCTTCTGAAGTTTCTATCCAGAACTTAGCTG ATATATATTTGTCTCGTGCAAATGGCGACCCTGGTTCGAGCCACAGGGATGTTAGCCCCTTCGCTAATGGCAATATGAATATGGGAAATGCAAATGCGCTTCACAAACAGCCATTTGCTAGAGATGAGACAGCGATGCCAGTTCCTTCTAGACCTACAGATCCAAGATTAGAAGGCTCCATGAGGCACACTGGCTCCATTACTGCGCTCAGGGAACTG TGTGCATCTGAGGGTTGGGAGATGTCTTTTCAGTCTCAGCGTCCACTTCAATCTGACATGGTCCACAGAGATGAATTGCATGCTCAG GttgagatagatgggcgtgttTTAGGCGAAGGAGTTGGATCGACATGGGACGAAGCTAGAATGCAG GCTGCTGAGAGAGCACTGTATAGTATGAGATCGATGCCTCCTTTGCATAGAAGACAAGGATCTCCACG ATCGTTCGGTGGGATGTCAAACAAGCGTCTAAAGCCAAACTTCCAACGGATGCCATCTTCAGGAAGATATTCTTAA